A genome region from Penicillium psychrofluorescens genome assembly, chromosome: 3 includes the following:
- a CDS encoding uncharacterized protein (ID:PFLUO_004613-T1.cds;~source:funannotate), translated as MGLFFGISYPASTVSPAEFASDIEGDTNTEPDRPSSSESPHLLVPKRRSKRKEVSRKARGVIGKVRGLRRIATDKMAHPTIKIDTNVQTKRGLEDSEVDLGVVADPNSGVGVDEEDIPPFLRQSVADIHEKFDDLEWMQRTRLAEGALSNDPLHRWALETDPKVRARNRYMNVQAWANSRIHLRVPDGECDFINASPITLKDTVTLERRNYIATQGPKLGHLSDFWHMVFHESKEVGVIVMLTQTFESGREKCAQYFPLDTEQASMIFSAVGEPDPFVANDPSSKSHTEAPGKVTLLELVFDAKSRSEIRKLELAIGSESKIVWHFLFAGWADYSKPEGSDRDALLELTTLSASKSSPDNPRIVHCSAGVGRTGTFIALDHLLRELESGQLLTIMDPEVDPIFETVNQMREQRMMMVYNEMQMQFIYEVLREQTDRKLGKVPKLQVSSVSEERSPKAAKLSDQTDYVPPPKPELGEVSDGVATPLQSWSGTPPASDNE; from the exons ATGGGATTGTTCTTTGGG ATATCCTATCCTGCCTCGACCGTGAGCCCCGCCGAATTCGCTAGCGACATCGAGGGCGACACCAACACCGAGCCCGATCGTCCGTCCTCGTCCGAATCACCCCACCTTCTGGTTCCCAAACGGCGCTCCAAGCGAAAAGAAGTCTCGAGAAAAGCGCGCGGCGTCATCGGCAAGGTTCGAGGACTCCGGCGCATCGCAACGGATAAGATGGCGCATCCAACCATCAAGATCGACACCAACGTCCAGACCAAGCGCGGGTTGGAAGACAGCGAGGTGGACCTGGGTGTGGTGGCCGATCCCAACAGTGGGGTGGGagtggacgaagaggatATTCCGCCGTTTTTGCGACAATCTGTGGCTG ACATTCACGAAAAGTTCGACGATCTGGAATGGATGCAGCGGACGCGTCTGGCCGAAGGCGCGCTCTCCAATGATCCCTTGCACCGCTGGGCGCTCGAGACCGATCCCAAGGTCAGGGCGAGGAACCGCTATATGAACGTGCAGGCCTGGGCGAATAGCCGCATCCATCTACGTGTGCCCGACGGCGAATGCGACTTCATCAATGCATCCCCGATCACTTTGAAGGACACAGTCACTCTAGAGCGACGGAACTATATCGCAACGCAG GGTCCCAAACTTGGACATCTCTCGGATTTTTGGCACATGGTATTCCATGAGAGCAAGGAGGTGGGCGTGATTGTCATGCTCACGCAGACTTTTGAGTCGGGGCGGGAGAAGTGCGCCCAGTATTTCCCCTTGGACACCGAGCAGGCTTcaatgatcttctcggcggTGGGCGAGCCCGACCCATTCGTGGCCAACGATCCGTCGAGCAAATCCCACACAGAAGCCCCGGGGAAAGTCACATTGTTGGAGTTGGTCTTTGATGCCAAGTCGCGGTCCGAAATCCGCAAGCTGGAGTTGGCTATCGGTTCGGAATCGAAGATCGTGTGGCATTTCCTCTTTGCCGGCTGGGCTGATTACTCCAAGCCAGAGGGGAGTGACCGCGACGCCCTTCTCGAACTGACCACGCTCTCAGCCTCCAAATCCAGCCCGGATAACCCGCGGATTGTGCACTGCAGTGCTGGGGTTGGCCGGACAGGAACTTTCATTGCGCTCGACCACCTGCTGCGCGAGCTTGAGTCGGGCCAGCTGCTGACCATAATGGACCCGGAGGTAGACCCCATTTTCGAAACCGTCAACCAAATGCGCGAACAGCGAATGATGATGGTGTACAATGAAATGCAGATGCAGTTCATCTACGAGGTCCTCCGGGAACAGACTGATCGCAAGCTGGGTAAAGTCCCGAAGCTCCAAGTCAGCAGTGTCTCGGAGGAGCGGTCTCCCAAGGCCGCCAAACTGAGTGATCAGACAGATTATGTGCCGCCACCCAAACCGGAGCTGGGGGAAGTCTCAGATGGGGTTGCTACTCCGCTCCAGAGCTGGTCTGGCACTCCCCCAGCCTCTGATAATGAATAA
- a CDS encoding uncharacterized protein (ID:PFLUO_004614-T1.cds;~source:funannotate) gives MRIRYPFAATQLQTHDKFLHLITFFLLSLAFYWVFDTSRRRTVNLTLVICTLGLGVGSEFLQGLLPNDRVFDLYDLIANVVGSLAAIGLSGWYHKRMLERRRKNRFGLMEGVTDDVELGVGVGGDSARDREGLGPQESGVMSLEQEVDNWDENAEDNWDSEDGPAPPESHSATPAHQEERKNSTPGEASAETGPGKRVD, from the exons ATGCGCATCCGCTATCCGTTCGCAG CTACCCAGCTCCAGACACACGACAAGTTTCTACATCTGATCACCTTCTTCCTACTCTCGCTCGCCTTCTACTGGGTCTTTGATACCTCGCGCCGGCGCACCGTCAACCTCACCCTTGTCATCTGCACGCTCGGCCTAGGTGTCGGGTCAGAGTTTCTCCAGGGTCTCCTCCCCAATGATCGGGTCTTCGACCTATACGACCTGATCGCCAATGTGGTCGGCAGTCTTGCCGCGATTGGCCTGAGTGGCTGGTACCATAAACGGATGCTCGAGCGGCGCCGCAAGAACCGCTTCGGCCTGATGGAGGGTGTCACGGACGACGTCGAACTTGGCGTTGGGGTCGGCGGCGACAGTGCTCGTGACCGCGAAGGGCTGGGCCCGCAGGAGTCTGGCGTCATGTCGCTGGAACAAGAGGTTGATAACTGGGACGAGAACGCAGAGGACAATTGGGATAGCGAGGATGGTCCCGCGCCGCCAGAGTCGCACTCCGCTACGCCAGCTCACCAGGAGGAGCGCAAGAATAGCACGCCTGGCGAGGCATCTGCGGAGACTGGGCCAGGGAAGCGAGTGGACTAG
- a CDS encoding uncharacterized protein (ID:PFLUO_004615-T1.cds;~source:funannotate) — protein MSLGHNAWPPGNIRPPEDTQDSPRPVNGLVKTLSGSRTPQVRGSISDGPNAGSAMSEADIAADEDPRIAQFRDLYRNSEAKINTLFSGIFAADESAGGAAVAEVEQSDSQPERVDAPASPSAPPKKPARKLDDDYDDYDEDDDTEMPDSTESPLKGKSAPLSQDSGSAASQEKQPDAAASAGEDAVKEPKKETMEELRKQLEEDKKATEEAAKRSFHTLFYTLENDRDAMLDQQRLEESERQVEAEMSNQASAGGNNTTGGSSGYGSLSNANLGASSLTLKNLIARIDSKRDMVRASDAELRSLLSEVRKNRSKWASEDKVGQEELYEAAEKVLSELKAMTEHSTAFLTRVNKRDAPDYYNIIKHPMDLGTMTKKLKALQYRSKQDFVDDLTLIWSNCLKYNTNPEHLLRKHALYLRKETDKLVPLIPEIVIRDRAEVEAEERRLQLADDGAEESDDEPIMSSRGRKAPGKKTSKKGTAPVQNTPSGSEGPPGAPTTQPPAPVRADSDTAMESSQNGFSTPPPGSHTPSDPAGAAAGTTASQADAMEIDVPSMSSATALSALDMPGAELDDPEYKVWKQVTKKDRALIAAERHRLFKGDKLNSEEPALLRSKAGMRRWLRHQKQASIEASKIQEPNSQAMEPEAAGESLAEGIDAEEDKMIPSYYDVMSGIPNLPDQLLWREDAQGNVVDASEEFLTILPKGSFKQPDSKLSRKMDSNMRQMQETRKICSKVGIVKQMQLQSQMYQNQFQKYNPEPFAEQDVEPHVMNDNGPVIAPFVCRAALQRSVAKVFYHTGFEEYQPSALEAVTDIASDFFLKIGETIKSYMETPHISETESHEAVTSTAEWKPAYTQQEIILHTLSSVGIQIDEMESYIKDEVDRLGTKLSTAHDRLKYLLAELLRPALADGGEDGSRAFADGSEQFVGGDFAEDIDEDFFGFKELGLDREFGLATLSVPLHLLQNRMFNAANPQSTSTTRDVILFQAPPAYTRITVENLPEQIGLLQSFFKGKLDANNDEPLTEDLELPPKQRHMAARPRLPASGKIPPLPGTSGTNSSPQKRHAPSGNTGVGPSLKFEPSKKKAKKNSGAAVDMPNAADGDGDQLSAADGAKGKAVDGAANSLGKTGGMSDGLDANQHDQSNVPMANGTTA, from the exons ATGTCGCTCGGCCACAACGCCTGGCCACCGGGCAATATCCGACCCCCCGAGGACACCCAGGATTCGCCGCGCCCTGTCAATGGCTTGGTTAAAACATTGTCCGGCTCGCGCACTCCCCAGGTACGCGGTTCCATCAGCGACGGGCCGAACGCCGGGAGCGCCATGTCGGAGGCCGACATCGcggccgacgaagacccGCGCATTGCACAATTTCGCGACCTCTATCGCAACAGTGAGGCGAAAATCAACACCCTCTTTTCCGGTATTTTTGCCGCCGACGAATctgctggcggtgctgcGGTCGCGGAGGTAGAACAGTCCGATAGTCAACCCGAACGCGTCGATGCGCCGGCATCCCCATCCGCTCCTCCCAAGAAACCCGCCCGCAAGCTCGATGACGACTATGACGACTacgatgaggacgacgataCAGAGATGCCCGATTCCACGGAGTCTCCATTGAAAGGGAAATCTGCACCGCTGTCGCAGGACTCTGGTAGTGCTGCGTCGCAGGAGAAGCAACCTGACGCTGCTGCGTCCGCGGGTGAAGACGCTGTTAAGGAGCCGAAGAAGGAAACTATGGAGGAGCTTCGtaagcagctcgaggaagacaagaaagCGACAGAAGAGGCTGCCAAACGGAGCTTCCACACACTCTTCTACACCCTCGAGAACGATCGTGATGCCATGTTGGATCAACAGCGATTGGAGGAGTCTGAGCGACAggtcgaggcggagatgTCCAACCAGGCCAGCGCCGGTGGCAATAATACCACGGGCGGTTCCAGTGGATACGGTTCGTTGAGCAATGCCAATCTCGGAGCTTCCAGCTTGACGCTGAAGAACCTCATCGCCCGCATTGATTCAAAACGAGACATGGTGCGCGCGTCGGACGCGGAGCTCCGGAGCCTGCTGAGCGAAGTGCGCAAGAATCGCAGCAAGTGGGCTAGCGAAGACAAGGTCGGCCAGGAAGAGCTCTATGAAGCCGCAGAAAAGGTCCTCAGCGAGCTCAAAGCCATGACGGAGCATTCGACGGCTTTCTTGACTCGGGTCAACAAACGTGATGCGCCGGATTACTACAACATCATCAAACACCCGATGGATCTTGGAACGATGACcaagaagctcaaggcctTGCAATATAGGTCGAAGCAGGATTTTGTCGACGACCTCACCTTAATCTGGTCCAATTGTCTCAAGTATAACACGAACCCTGAACATCTGTTACGGAAGCACGCATTGTACTTGCGCAAGGAGACCGACAAGCTCGTCCCTCTCATTCCAGAGATTGTTATCAGGGATCGTGCCGAAGTCGAAGCCGAAGAGCGTCGActccagcttgccgatgATGGGGCAGAGGAGAGCGATGATGAACCTATAATGTCCTCTCGAGGCAGGAAAGCTCCTGGCAAGAAAACTTCTAAGAAAGGCACTGCACCAGTTCAAAACACCCCCAGTGGCTCTGAGGGTCCTCCCGGGGCGCCTACCACTCAACCACCCGCACCCGTGCGCGCTGATTCCGACACAGCCATGGAGTCTTCTCAGAATGGCTTTTCGACTCCACCTCCGGGGTCACACACCCCTTCTGATCCTGCTGGTGCAGCTGCCGGTACAACAGCAAGCCAAGCCGACGCAATGGAAATCGACGTGCCGTCAATGTCGTCAGCAACTGCGCTCAGCGCCCTGGACATGCCTGGCGCTGAACTCGACGACCCTGAGTACAAGGTGTGGAAGCAAGTGACGAAGAAGGATCGCGCGCTCATTGCGGCGGAGCGGCATCGTCTTTTCAAGGGCGACAAGTTGAACTCTGAGGAGCCAGCTCTGTTGCGAAGCAAGGCTGGCATGAGACGGTGGCTTCGTCACCAGAAACAAGCAAGCATCGAGGCCAGCAAGATCCAAGAGCCTAATTCGCAGGCCATGGAGCCTGAGGCTGCTGGCGAGTCGCTCGCTGAAGGCATTGACgcggaggaagacaagaTGATCCCCTCTTACTACGATGTCATGTCGGGTATCCCCAACCTTCCTGACCAGTTACTTTGGAGAGAAGATGCGCAGGGCAATGTCGTTGATGCCTCTGAGGAGTTCCTCACGATTCTACCCAAGGGTTCTTTCAAGCAACCAGACAGCAAGCTGTCTCGAAAGATGGACTCCAATATGCGGCAGATGCAGGAGACTCGCAAAATTTGCTCGAAAGTTGGCATCgtgaagcagatgcagcTTCAGTCTCAG ATGTACCAAAATCAATTCCAAAAGTACAACCCCGAGCCTTTTGCTGAACAAGATGTGGAGCCTCATGTCATGAATGACAATGGCCCTGTGATTGCTCCCTTCGTCTGTCGGGCGGCGCTGCAGCGTTCCGTCGCCAAGGTCTTCTACCATACTGGCTTTGAGGAGTATCAGCCGTCCGCGCTGGAGGCTGTTACGGACATTGCGTCCGACTTCTTCCTGAAGATCGGCGAAACCATCAAATCCTACATGGAAACTCCCCACATTAGCGAGACTGAATCCCACGAAGCTGTCACCTCAACAGCCGAGTGGAAGCCTGCCTACACTCAGCAAGAGATCATTCTTCACACACTGTCTTCTGTTGGGATTCAGATCGACGAAATGGAGTCCTACATCAAGGACGAGGTCGACCGTCTCGGGACAAAACTCAGCACTGCGCACGATCGTCTCAAGTATCTTCTCGCTGAGCTACTTCGACCAGCTCTTGCTGATGGTGGCGAGGACGGATCCAGGGCCTTCGCTGATGGGAGTGAACAATTTGTTGGCGGTGACTTTGCCGAGGACATCGATGAGGATTTCTTCGGGTTCAAAGAGCTCGGGCTGGATCGAGAATTTGGCCTGGCCACACTCAGCGTACCgctgcatcttctccagaacCGGATGTTCAACGCAGCAAATCCGCAAAGCACTAGCACGACCCGCGATGTCATTTTGTTCCAGGCGCCGCCTGCGTACACGCGCATCACTGTCGAAAACCTTCCCGAGCAAATCGGCCTGCTGCAGTCGTTTTTCAAGGGCAAACTGGATGCCAACAACGACGAGCCTCTTACAGAAGACCTCGAGCTCCCGCCCAAGCAACGACACATGGCTGCTCGACCTCGTCTCCCAGCCTCTGGCAAGATCCCTCCTCTGCCCGGCACCTCGGGTACGAATTCAAGTCCCCAGAAACGACATGCTCCATCGGGCAATACCGGGGTGGGCCCCTCGTTGAAGTTTGAaccgagcaagaagaaggccaagaaaaaCAGTGGCGCTGCTGTCGACATGCCCAATGCCgccgatggagatggtgacCAGTTATCTGCCGCAGATGGCGCCAAAGGCAAGGCTGTGGATGGCGCAGCTAATTCCTTGGGCAAGACCGGTGGCATGTCTGACGGCCTGGACGCAAATCAACATGATCAATCAAACGTTCCCATGGCAAATGGTACAACCGCGTGA
- a CDS encoding uncharacterized protein (ID:PFLUO_004616-T1.cds;~source:funannotate) — MSRPPPGARVSSPVRYDPALDRPPKPTLKTDLVINVDLPYTAYKINSPTGEFGLLPALRRPGYNTTGKEVDILVNAYPILKWPTKPVYQYEINVVQGRILADDRRVHRKVWHSSERKAKLPDAIFDGFKIAWSLTDYKDFNEVILDIKGGVTRPLETQHDEGFAPESFRLSLRRNRKIDLSVINAWLEGKHDTDEHVLEAFNFLDHLLRSWPNDKYVGIKRSYFFDKLSEEDENRFTMDLCNMGCSVMRGIYQAIRPSPKGLMLNVDVSHAVFFSRISLMGIMRGLYELRDPQQLMALLKPVADGYGGFKESPSFIAINKRIKGLRVMPNYDGCPFKEKGFMIDNMLNANPREYLLDIQDRATGEVERISVEKYFLKKYNVYLRYPMMPLIKMTKKNCIYPAEFLVIKGLQRYRYKLNEDQTAQMIKFCATKPSKRLADIRECKSLLQHDNDPVLRMYGMQIGTSMLKVKARILPNPELRFGANGKHNPGTSGRWDLRGKKFYTPNSQPLKSWGVGFFTGKRNAINHDQTLRFIDNLMKIYAGHGGQVVTRPQVAELNEDIGHAMKKLYDQTQMKFKQLPQLLVIIVPNKDSFVYLRIKKSCDCRFGVPSQVLQAGHCINNRPQYISNVLMKVNAKLGGTTARAQSRLQDTTLRPQSMIVGADVTHPMIGVWTPSLAAMTVSADQFGSRYMGACECNGDRVEIIHEGNVSFLLEPLIREWVTTIGQGRPPKNIYYFRDGVSHSEFSKVLEEAKHIKLVVAKVCNTTLFEGKMTVVIANKRHHLRAFPNPSDQGSADRNGNPLPGTLIERDVTSPHDWDFLLYAHIALQGTSRPVHYHVILDEMKHKPHELENMIYDHSYQYIRSTTSVSIHPAIYYAHLIAARARHHEDVAASSGPQSGPTVKMTNPKPKDRPATPKLLPIQGSDNRLALRMWYI; from the exons atgagTCGACCTCCGCCCGGAGCCCGGGTCTCCTCACCTGTGAGATATGACCCGGCTCTTGACAGGCCACCCAAGCCCACGCTCAAGACGGACTTGGTCATCAACGTTGATCTTCCGTACACCGCGTACAAGATCAACAGCCCGACT GGTGAATTCGGCCTACTTCCTGCGCTGCGCCGCCCGGGTTACAACACCACGGGCAAGGAGGTCGACATTCTTGTCAACGCTTACCCAATCTTGAAATGGCCAACCAAACCTGTTTATCAGTACGAG ATAAACGTGGTTCAGGGACGCATCCTGGCAGATGACCGGCGTGTGCACCGTAAGGTTTGGCACAGCAGTGAGCGAAAGGCTAAGCTGCCCGATGCAATCTTTGACGGGTTCAAAATTGCCTG GTCCCTCACCGACTACAAGGATTTCAATGAGGTTATCCTTGACATCAAGGGCGGCGTTACTCGTCCGCTGGAAACGCAGCATGACGAAGGCTTCGCACCTGAGTCTTTCCGCCTGTCGCTCCGTCGAAACAGGAAGATCGACCTTAGTGTGATCAACGCTTGGCTCGAGGGGAAGCATGATACGGATGAACATGTACTCGAAGCTTTCA ATTTTCTGGACCACCTGCTACGTTCGTGGCCCAATGACAAGTATGTGGGCATCAAACGCTCCTACTTCTTTGACAAgctgagcgaggaggatgagaatcGGTTTACAATGGATCTTTGCAACATGGGCTGCTCCGTTATGCGAGGCATCTACCAGGCTATCCGACCGTCGCCG AAAGGACTTATGCTCAATGTCGATGTCTCTCATGCGGTTTTTTTCTCCCGCATTTCTCTCATGGGGATTATGCGAGGCCTCTATGAACTGCGTGACCCCCAGCAACTGATGGCCCTTCTCAAGCCTGTTGCTGATGGCTACGGCGGGTTCAAAGAGTCGCCTAGCTTCATTGCGATCAACAAGCGTATCAAGGGCCTCAGGGTCATGCCCAACTATGATGGTTGCCccttcaaggagaagggatTCATGATCGACAACATGCTGAACGCGAATCCCCGGGAGTATCTTCTCGACATCCAGGACAGGGCGACTGGCGAGGTGGAGCGCATCAGCGTGGAGAAGTACTTTTTGAAGAAGTACAACGTCTACCTCCGCTACCCGATGATGCCTCTCATCAAGATGACAAAGAAGAATTGCATCTACCCTGCTGAGTTTCTCGTCATCAAGGGTCTACAGAGATACCGTTACAAGCTGAATGAAGATCAGACCGCGCAAATGATCAAGTTCTGTGCCACCAAGCCTTCCAAGCGACTGGCTGACATTCGCGAATGTAAGAGTCTGCTTCAGCATGACAATGACCCTGTGTTGCGAATGTACGGTATGCAGATTGGCACAAGCATGCTCAAGGTGAAGGCGCGGATCCTTCCTAACCCAGAACTTCGATTTGGCGCAAACGGGAAGCACAACCCAGGTACCAGCGGCCGCTGGGACCTTCGCGGCAAAAAGTTCTACACGCCCAACTCGCAGCCACTAAAAAGTTGGGGTGTAGGCTTCTTCACGGGGAAGCGGAATGCGATCAACCACGATCAAACTCTCCGCTTCATTGACAACCTCATGAAGATTTACGCCGGGCACGGTGGTCAGGTTGTTACTCGCCCTCAGGTCGCGGAGCTCAACGAGGATATTGGACACGCCATGAAAAAGCTCTATGACCAGACACAGATGAAGTTCAAGCAGCTTCCTCAGCTCCTGGTCATCATTGTTCCAAATAAGGACTCTTTCGTGTACCTTCGCATCAAGAAGTCTTGCGACTGCCGATTCGGCGTGCCTTCCCAGGTCCTTCAGGCTGGGCACTGCATTAACAACCGCCCACAGTACATCAGCAACGTTCTGATGAAGGTCAACGCTAAACTCGGCGGGACCACAGCGCGAGCCCAGTCTCGCCTTCAGGACACCACCTTGCGCCCGCAGTCAATGATCGTTGGTGCAGATGTGACGCACCCTATGATTGGCGTTTGGACCCCTTCCCTGGCAGCCATGACTGTCTCGGCGGACCAATTTGGCTCTCGCTACATGGGCGCTTGTGAGTGCAATGGAGACCGCGTGGAAATTATCCACGAGGGGAACGTCAGCTTCCTTCTGGAACCGTTGATCCGTGAGTGGGTTACTACGATTGGACAGGGCCGTCCTCCCAAGAACATCTACTACTTCCGCGATGGCGTTTCGCACTCGGAGTTTTCCAAGGTGCTGGAAGAGGCAAAACACATCAAGCTGGTTGTTGCAAAGGTTTGTAACACTACTCTGTTTGAGGGCAAGATGACCGTGGTGATCGCCAACAAGCGCCACCACCTGCGCGCGTTTCCCAACCCTAGTGACCAGGGTTCCGCTGACCGGAATGGCAACCCTTTACCCGGAACATTGATCGAGCGAGATGTGACCAGTCCCCATGACTGGGACTTCCTCCTGTATGCTCACATTGCTCTGCAGGGCACTTCTCGCCCCGTCCATTATCATGTCATCCTGGACGAGATGAAGCACAAGCCTCACGAACTGGAAAATATGATTTACGACCACTCTTACCAATACATAAGGTCTACAACGTCGGTGTCGATCCATCCTGCGATCTACTACGCACACCTTATTGCCGCCCGTGCTCGTCACCACGAGGATGTCGCTGCCAGCTCTGGCCCTCAGAGCGGCCCAACTGTCAAAATGACAAATCCCAAGCCCAAGGATCGCCCTGCGACCCCCAAGCTCCTCCCCATTCAGGGTAGCGACAATCGCCTGGCTCTGCGGATGTGGTACATTTGA
- a CDS encoding uncharacterized protein (ID:PFLUO_004617-T1.cds;~source:funannotate): MSINALPTELLHLIAKMLGEQRDINALTRTTRHLYSHLSPLLYSNNVKYDNASALWFSVIKNLPRTARQLIEAGANPEIRDIGGWTPLSMAALRGHVEVAKVLIECGAYMKVKSEKQENAWQSPIHLAAFCGQDKMLELLLEKGVGPDLVNELNNFSAPLHYAAESSCVSTVKLLIKKGAQINIKRRYSDDTPLSLALSFAPPYDTVFERNRISETALSLIDMGADIEAKHEKRGTPLFQAAVGNHENVVRRLLEKNVNTEALFFDGKADNPLQAAISRGCTDVVPLLESVVNSKQEKQGARISEKLKV; the protein is encoded by the coding sequence ATGTCGATTAACGCACTACCAACCGAGCTACTACATCTGATCGCAAAGATGCTGGGTGAACAGCGGGATATCAACGCTTTGACCCGGACAACTCGCCATCTATATTCCCATCTCAGCCCTCTCCTCTATTCCAATAATGTGAAGTACGACAACGCATCTGCCTTGTGGTTCAGCGTCATTAAAAACCTACCTCGGACCGCTCGACAACTCATCGAGGCGGGGGCTAATCCAGAAATCAGAGACATTGGCGGCTGGACTCCACTATCCATGGCCGCTCTCCGTGGACACGTAGAAGTGGCTAAGGTCCTTATTGAGTGCGGAGCCTATATGAAGGTTAAATCTGAAAAGCAGGAAAACGCTTGGCAAAGCCCAATCCACCTAGCTGCATTTTGCGGACAAGATAAAATGTTGGAATTACTCTTGGAAAAGGGAGTTGGCCCCGATTTGGTGAACGAATTAAACAACTTCTCGGCACCTCTTCACTACGCTGCAGAAAGTAGTTGCGTGTCCACCGTGAAGCTACTGATAAAGAAAGGAGCTCAAATTAACATAAAGAGGCGATACTCTGATGACACACCGTTGAGTCTGGCACTGAGTTTTGCACCACCATATGACACTGTGTTTGAGCGAAATCGGATATCGGAGACGGCATTGAGTTTAATAGATATGGGAGCTGACATAGAGGCGAAGCACGAGAAGCGTGGCACGCCTCTATTCCAGGCCGCGGTGGGGAATCATGAGAACGTCGTGCGGCGGTTGCTTGAAAAGAACGTTAATACAGAGGCTTTATTCTTTGACGGGAAAGCTGATAATCCGTTGCAAGCTGCGATATCACGAGGCTGCACAGATGTGGTTCCGCTTTTGGAATCAGTTGTTAACTCTAAACAGGAGAAGCAAGGAGCAAGGATTTCGGAAAAACTCAAGGTATAG